In Streptomyces sp. NBC_01439, the following are encoded in one genomic region:
- the traA gene encoding plasmid transfer protein TraA, giving the protein MPINGQRTSSNPQTKGGSNKTKHGPSFNLGPNININSTKTTTTGSVQSAGAGGGRAQFMLPDPSFASAAELRDYCDTLRAFGVHASIEVMVAAEILQAALSQASGLKDDNFIQHKLRARKVARKLKKSGEALADAASLAAATYAAFQREYADIMSARTPNRPAQARPFQY; this is encoded by the coding sequence ATGCCGATCAACGGGCAGCGCACGAGCAGCAACCCGCAGACCAAGGGCGGCAGCAACAAGACCAAGCACGGGCCGTCGTTCAACCTCGGACCGAACATCAACATCAACTCGACCAAGACCACCACCACCGGCAGCGTCCAGAGTGCCGGAGCTGGCGGTGGCCGTGCCCAGTTCATGCTTCCCGACCCGTCGTTCGCGTCGGCGGCCGAGCTGCGCGACTACTGCGACACCCTCCGCGCGTTCGGTGTCCACGCCTCCATCGAGGTGATGGTCGCCGCCGAGATCCTGCAGGCCGCCCTGTCCCAGGCCAGCGGCCTGAAGGACGACAACTTCATCCAGCACAAGCTGAGGGCCCGCAAGGTCGCCCGGAAGCTGAAGAAGTCCGGCGAAGCTCTCGCCGACGCAGCGTCTCTGGCCGCCGCGACCTACGCCGCGTTCCAGCGGGAGTACGCCGACATCATGTCCGCCCGCACTCCGAACCGGCCGGCGCAGGCCCGCCCGTTCCAGTACTGA
- a CDS encoding helix-turn-helix domain-containing protein has translation MQENSTPVRPGAGALKVKDVAEFLDVDKSTVYVAVRTGLIGSYRVGVGRGTIRIPRSALKAYADERGIPTAELGVAL, from the coding sequence ATGCAGGAGAACTCTACCCCCGTGCGCCCTGGCGCCGGGGCTCTCAAGGTCAAGGACGTCGCTGAGTTCCTGGACGTCGACAAGTCCACCGTGTACGTCGCCGTCCGGACGGGCCTCATCGGCTCATACCGCGTCGGCGTCGGCCGCGGCACCATCCGCATCCCCCGCTCCGCCCTCAAGGCCTACGCCGACGAGCGCGGCATCCCGACGGCAGAGCTGGGGGTGGCGCTGTGA
- a CDS encoding ABC transporter permease yields MSAARLTTPALHSEWIKIRSLRGTFWSLISVLVLTVGIQTMAAAALGRSEEGGMGDDPLLAAFYGVNFGQIAAIAFGATAFSAEFHNGALRTSLTAVPRRTRFYWSKLSMLGALALVAGQFAGLLTFVAGQSFMGQDALVLGAPGTVRAVVGCGLYLTLMTLFAAGLTAVLRSGVAVLSILIPFVVMLSFIVGAAATGVGQFMPDRAGQAMMRSHQYGDLGPWAGLGVLALWALTAALGGWLAVHRRDA; encoded by the coding sequence ATGAGCGCCGCACGGCTCACGACCCCCGCACTGCACTCGGAATGGATCAAGATCAGGTCTCTACGGGGTACCTTCTGGTCGCTGATATCCGTCCTCGTCCTCACCGTGGGCATCCAGACGATGGCGGCTGCGGCCCTGGGTCGGTCCGAGGAGGGCGGCATGGGGGACGACCCGCTCCTCGCGGCCTTCTACGGGGTCAACTTCGGCCAGATAGCGGCCATTGCCTTCGGGGCCACCGCCTTTTCCGCCGAGTTCCACAACGGAGCCCTGCGTACCAGCCTCACCGCTGTGCCCCGTCGCACGCGGTTCTACTGGTCGAAGCTCTCGATGCTGGGCGCGCTCGCCCTCGTGGCCGGCCAGTTCGCGGGATTGCTCACCTTCGTGGCCGGCCAATCGTTCATGGGTCAGGACGCTCTTGTGCTGGGCGCCCCCGGCACCGTGCGGGCCGTTGTCGGCTGCGGCCTCTACCTGACGCTCATGACGCTGTTCGCGGCCGGGCTCACGGCGGTGCTGCGCAGCGGGGTGGCCGTCCTCAGCATCCTCATACCCTTCGTCGTCATGCTGTCCTTCATCGTGGGCGCGGCAGCGACCGGGGTGGGGCAGTTCATGCCGGACCGAGCCGGGCAGGCGATGATGCGCAGCCACCAGTACGGTGACCTCGGTCCATGGGCCGGGCTGGGAGTCCTGGCGCTGTGGGCGCTCACCGCGGCGCTGGGGGGCTGGCTGGCGGTGCACCGCCGGGACGCTTGA
- a CDS encoding DUF6907 domain-containing protein: protein MNAIPADLPRMFRPEPKLSAVPTQPTASEREAIELEAAQRSVDAQFPLAAEFVAEPPARTWTFIDSSTSELQEVTCLAGCVVNHRIDRETPTHAEDIWCRTKSEEVSLPIVSGGRDVEQLRVLSAFIRQEPFSRNMHERVPHAQVEIVDDHFMEGLDPDGLASVILTLEAQLAKFRDVHAQLTALREQGRVQL from the coding sequence GTGAACGCGATCCCCGCTGACCTGCCCCGCATGTTCCGTCCGGAGCCGAAGCTGTCCGCGGTCCCCACGCAGCCGACGGCCAGTGAGCGTGAGGCCATCGAGCTGGAGGCCGCGCAGCGGTCCGTCGATGCGCAGTTCCCCCTGGCCGCCGAGTTCGTCGCCGAGCCGCCGGCCCGCACGTGGACGTTCATCGACAGCTCCACCAGCGAGCTGCAGGAGGTCACCTGCCTGGCCGGTTGCGTCGTCAACCACAGGATCGACCGCGAGACGCCGACCCACGCCGAAGACATCTGGTGCCGCACCAAGAGCGAGGAAGTCTCCCTGCCGATTGTCAGCGGCGGCCGTGACGTCGAGCAGCTGCGTGTCCTGTCCGCGTTCATCCGCCAGGAACCGTTCTCCCGCAACATGCACGAGCGGGTCCCGCACGCCCAGGTCGAGATCGTCGACGACCACTTCATGGAGGGCCTCGACCCGGACGGCCTGGCCTCGGTCATCCTCACCCTCGAGGCCCAGCTGGCGAAGTTCCGGGACGTCCACGCCCAGCTGACCGCGCTGCGCGAGCAGGGCCGGGTACAGCTGTGA
- a CDS encoding sensor histidine kinase has protein sequence MNRLLRAPFQPVTYSRWLHLCVPLLLLAVWMFIMPWWPWVPLLLVLPFGLVPWVRLAEGLQAQFLLTPYDRDPSDSAISLAPSAHWGDRWRTVLWLETRMVIAVGAFGSTVWLSAMSVELFATAIGHPSGPDHFLPFVPGRWAAALLVPVPLVVLIVIVVLLGELITAAATRLLSPSATERLTALEARTEQLLERTRIARELHDSIGHALTVAVVQAGAARAAGDPAFTDRALCAIEETGRAALEDLERVLGVLRESGQPPSQWPTLVEADRLLESARASGSTVDAQLTGPLEKLPEPVTREGYRILQEALTNVLRHCGPVPVRIRVEMTADRLDLEVTNPLPERPGVTVGGGSGLRGIRERAALLGGAAETGLHEGGWRVRARLPLERIR, from the coding sequence ATGAACCGACTGCTGCGCGCCCCGTTCCAACCAGTGACCTATTCACGCTGGTTGCACCTCTGCGTGCCGCTGCTGCTGCTGGCGGTATGGATGTTCATCATGCCTTGGTGGCCCTGGGTGCCGCTGCTGCTCGTCCTGCCGTTCGGCCTGGTGCCCTGGGTGCGACTGGCGGAGGGGCTCCAAGCACAGTTCCTGCTCACCCCGTACGACCGCGACCCTTCCGACAGCGCCATAAGCCTCGCTCCGTCGGCCCACTGGGGGGACCGCTGGCGAACCGTGCTGTGGCTGGAGACGCGGATGGTCATCGCGGTCGGTGCGTTCGGCTCCACGGTCTGGCTGTCGGCGATGTCCGTGGAGCTCTTCGCGACGGCGATCGGGCACCCCTCGGGTCCGGACCACTTCCTGCCCTTCGTACCCGGGCGCTGGGCCGCCGCGCTGCTCGTTCCCGTGCCGTTGGTCGTGCTCATCGTCATCGTGGTCCTACTCGGCGAGTTGATCACCGCGGCTGCCACCCGCCTGCTGAGCCCGTCCGCTACCGAACGACTGACCGCGTTGGAAGCACGCACGGAGCAGCTGCTCGAGCGCACCCGCATCGCGCGGGAACTGCACGACTCCATCGGCCACGCGCTCACCGTGGCCGTCGTGCAGGCGGGGGCCGCGCGCGCCGCGGGTGATCCCGCCTTCACCGATCGGGCGCTGTGCGCGATCGAGGAGACGGGCCGGGCCGCGCTGGAGGATCTGGAGCGGGTATTGGGAGTGCTGCGGGAGTCGGGGCAGCCGCCGTCGCAGTGGCCGACGCTGGTGGAGGCCGACCGGCTCCTGGAGTCGGCCCGGGCCTCCGGCTCCACGGTGGACGCGCAACTGACGGGGCCGCTGGAGAAGTTGCCGGAGCCGGTCACCCGGGAGGGCTACCGGATCCTGCAGGAGGCGCTGACCAACGTACTGCGCCATTGCGGCCCGGTGCCGGTGCGCATTCGGGTGGAGATGACCGCGGACCGACTGGACCTGGAGGTGACGAATCCGCTTCCGGAACGCCCCGGTGTCACGGTTGGTGGCGGCAGCGGCCTGCGCGGGATCCGGGAGCGGGCCGCTCTGCTCGGCGGAGCGGCTGAAACCGGGCTGCACGAGGGCGGTTGGAGAGTGCGCGCCCGGCTGCCGCTGGAGCGAATACGCTGA
- a CDS encoding DUF6907 domain-containing protein, translating to MSAPHTVTVQTLDHGPVLLVEPSWCVVEHADGNHRSGIRHDGVEHAASVNVPGYGRIEFLKANLQQFPFAEHSSRDVTVVVEIDGEHHEFDSDGLGDLASVIATHVLCGLLPLQARLQSLEGMS from the coding sequence GTGAGCGCCCCGCACACCGTGACCGTGCAGACCCTCGACCACGGTCCGGTCCTCCTCGTCGAGCCGTCGTGGTGCGTCGTCGAGCATGCGGACGGCAATCACCGCTCGGGCATCCGCCACGACGGCGTCGAGCACGCCGCCTCGGTGAACGTCCCCGGCTACGGCCGGATCGAGTTCCTGAAGGCGAACCTGCAGCAGTTCCCGTTCGCCGAGCACAGCAGCCGCGACGTGACGGTCGTAGTCGAGATCGACGGCGAGCACCACGAGTTCGACTCGGACGGCCTTGGCGATCTGGCTTCCGTCATCGCCACGCACGTGCTGTGCGGACTCCTCCCGCTGCAGGCCCGCCTGCAGTCGCTGGAGGGGATGTCGTGA
- a CDS encoding GntR family transcriptional regulator, producing the protein MAGEGKRLPVYREAANEIIERIKSGELQPGGAAPSARQLVESTGMSSATAARVLGVLRDEGWIDTVPGRGSFVRTPAPLTRGADRLSMLRGGGTGLADGERVEILLGITAPAEQEVADALGLNVGDLVAVRRRRYVDTAGVSAVSSTWIAGTLARELPEFTRAEPLPSMTFGLIEERTGRRATRRRDAVSVRAVPDEVASLLGVQAGRDVLVVTNRYWDQHGEPTEYAVDYHAPGRELMSEYDLD; encoded by the coding sequence ATGGCTGGGGAAGGCAAGCGGCTACCGGTCTACCGGGAGGCGGCCAACGAGATCATCGAGCGCATCAAGAGCGGAGAGCTGCAGCCCGGAGGGGCCGCGCCCTCGGCACGCCAGCTCGTGGAGAGCACTGGCATGAGCAGCGCGACAGCGGCTCGAGTACTCGGCGTGCTGCGCGACGAGGGATGGATCGACACCGTTCCCGGGCGAGGAAGCTTCGTGAGGACGCCCGCCCCGCTGACACGGGGAGCGGACCGGCTGTCCATGCTCCGCGGTGGTGGAACCGGCCTGGCCGATGGCGAGCGGGTCGAAATCCTGCTCGGCATCACTGCGCCGGCCGAACAGGAGGTCGCCGATGCCCTCGGCTTGAACGTGGGCGACCTGGTTGCCGTGCGCCGCCGACGCTACGTCGACACCGCGGGAGTCTCTGCGGTGTCCTCCACCTGGATCGCGGGCACCTTGGCACGCGAGCTGCCCGAGTTCACGCGAGCCGAGCCCCTCCCCTCGATGACCTTCGGGCTCATCGAGGAGCGGACCGGACGCCGGGCCACCCGACGGCGCGACGCCGTGTCCGTCCGCGCAGTACCCGACGAGGTCGCCTCGCTCCTCGGCGTACAGGCCGGCCGTGACGTCCTCGTGGTCACCAACCGGTACTGGGACCAGCACGGTGAACCCACCGAGTACGCCGTCGACTATCACGCGCCTGGCCGCGAGCTCATGTCTGAGTACGACCTCGACTGA
- the purB gene encoding adenylosuccinate lyase yields the protein MTAKPRIPNVLAGRYASAELAVLWSPEYKVTLERRLWLAVLRAQKDLGIEVPDEALADYERVLETVDLASIAEREKVTRHDVKARIEEFNALAGHEHVHKGMTSRDLTENVEQLQIRLSLELARDRTVAVLARLGKLAGEHAELVMAGRSHNVAAQATTLGKRFATAADELLVAYDRLEDLLGRYPLRGIKGPVGTAQDMLDLLGGDAAKLADLEQRIAAHLGFAQAFTSVGQVYPRSLDYDVVTALVQLAAAPSSIAKTIRLMAGHELVTEGFKPGQVGSSAMPHKMNTRSCERVNGLMVILRGYASMTGELAGDQWNEGDVSCSVVRRVALPDAFFAFDGLLETFLTVLDEFGAFPAVVARELDRYLPFLATTKVLMGAVRAGVGREAAHEVIKEHAVASALAMREQGAERNELLDKLAADERMPLDRAQLDALMADKLSFTGAAGDQVAVVVSRIEAIAKQHPEAAGYAPGSIL from the coding sequence GTGACTGCCAAGCCCCGCATCCCCAATGTCCTGGCCGGCCGCTACGCCTCCGCGGAGCTCGCCGTCCTGTGGTCCCCCGAGTACAAGGTGACGCTGGAGCGGCGGCTGTGGCTCGCCGTGCTGCGCGCCCAGAAGGACCTCGGTATCGAGGTCCCGGACGAGGCCCTCGCCGACTACGAGCGCGTCCTCGAGACCGTCGACCTCGCCTCCATCGCCGAGCGCGAGAAGGTCACCCGGCACGACGTGAAGGCCCGCATCGAGGAGTTCAACGCCCTCGCCGGTCACGAGCACGTCCACAAGGGCATGACCTCCCGCGACCTGACCGAGAACGTCGAGCAGCTGCAGATCCGGCTCTCGCTGGAGCTCGCCCGGGACCGCACGGTCGCCGTCCTCGCCCGCCTCGGCAAGCTGGCCGGCGAGCACGCCGAGCTGGTCATGGCCGGTCGCTCCCACAACGTGGCCGCGCAGGCCACCACCTTGGGCAAGCGCTTCGCGACCGCGGCCGACGAGCTGCTGGTGGCCTACGACCGCCTCGAGGACCTGCTGGGCCGCTACCCGCTGCGCGGCATCAAGGGCCCCGTCGGCACCGCCCAGGACATGCTCGACCTGCTGGGCGGCGACGCCGCCAAGCTGGCCGACCTGGAGCAGCGGATCGCCGCCCACCTCGGCTTCGCCCAGGCCTTCACCTCGGTCGGCCAGGTCTACCCGCGCTCGCTCGACTACGACGTGGTCACCGCACTGGTGCAGCTGGCCGCCGCCCCGTCGTCGATCGCCAAGACCATCCGCCTGATGGCCGGCCACGAGCTGGTGACCGAGGGCTTCAAGCCCGGCCAGGTCGGTTCCTCCGCGATGCCGCACAAGATGAACACCCGCTCCTGCGAGCGCGTGAACGGCCTGATGGTCATCCTGCGCGGCTACGCCTCGATGACCGGCGAGCTGGCCGGCGACCAGTGGAACGAGGGCGACGTCTCCTGCTCCGTGGTCCGCCGCGTGGCCCTGCCGGACGCCTTCTTCGCCTTCGACGGCCTGCTGGAAACCTTCCTGACGGTCCTCGACGAGTTCGGCGCCTTCCCGGCGGTCGTCGCCCGCGAGCTGGACCGCTACCTGCCCTTCCTCGCGACCACCAAGGTCCTGATGGGCGCGGTACGGGCCGGGGTGGGCCGCGAGGCCGCCCACGAGGTCATCAAGGAGCACGCAGTGGCCTCCGCGCTCGCGATGCGCGAGCAGGGCGCCGAGCGCAACGAGCTGCTGGACAAGCTGGCCGCCGACGAGCGGATGCCGCTCGACCGGGCCCAGCTCGACGCCCTGATGGCCGACAAGCTGTCCTTCACGGGTGCCGCGGGCGACCAGGTCGCGGTGGTGGTCTCCCGCATCGAGGCGATCGCCAAGCAGCACCCGGAGGCCGCCGGGTACGCGCCGGGGTCGATCCTCTGA
- the mug gene encoding G/U mismatch-specific DNA glycosylase: protein MTPDELNAARDRVLPDVVAGGLRVLFCGINPGLLSAATGHHFARPGNRFWPVLHLSGFTPRLFAPAEQEELLAYRLGITNVVARATARADELSAEEFREGGRILTAKVELLRPQWLAVVGVTAYRTAFGDRKAQIGPQELTIGSTRIWALPNPSGLNAHWTAKSMAQEYARLRAAAEAGEDQPDASDDRPSAGPGDLRS, encoded by the coding sequence CTGACCCCCGACGAGCTGAACGCCGCCCGCGACCGCGTCCTCCCGGACGTGGTCGCGGGCGGTCTGCGTGTGCTCTTCTGCGGAATCAACCCCGGACTCCTCTCCGCCGCGACGGGCCACCACTTCGCCCGCCCCGGCAACCGGTTCTGGCCCGTCCTACACCTCTCGGGCTTCACCCCGCGCCTCTTCGCCCCTGCGGAGCAGGAAGAACTGCTGGCCTACCGTCTCGGCATCACCAACGTCGTGGCCCGGGCCACGGCCCGCGCCGACGAGCTGAGCGCCGAGGAGTTCCGCGAGGGGGGCCGCATCCTGACGGCCAAGGTGGAACTGCTGCGCCCCCAGTGGCTGGCGGTGGTCGGCGTCACGGCCTACCGCACCGCCTTCGGCGACCGGAAGGCACAGATCGGCCCCCAGGAACTGACCATCGGCTCCACCCGCATCTGGGCCCTCCCGAACCCGAGCGGTCTCAACGCCCACTGGACCGCCAAGTCCATGGCCCAGGAGTACGCCCGCCTCCGCGCGGCCGCCGAAGCGGGCGAGGACCAACCGGACGCGTCCGATGACCGCCCCTCCGCCGGGCCGGGCGACCTCCGCAGCTGA
- a CDS encoding ROK family transcriptional regulator: protein MGQLTGGDPSLLRRINSAVVLRALRTAGSPTLTDLTRLTGLSRPTVEGVVEGLIATGLVVEADAEEGARRQGRPARRFRFRTEAGHLLGIEIGSHRIAVLLSGLDGRVIGAGTKDVAETASADERLERVRAAVADLLRRAGVPRDSLRAVGVGSPGIVEADGTVRLGTALPGWTGLPLGERLRRSFRCPVQVENDANAAAVAEHWKGVARDTGDMVFVMAGLSPGAGSLIGGRLHRGFGGAAGEIGALHLLGREVTPERLLSTTGEPLHPLDEAAVAEVFAMAKRGDGQAVAAVERFLQRLVHDVAALVLAMDPELVVVGGWAAGLDGVLEPLRQELARYCLRPPRVAQSMLGEAAVATGALRLALDHVEEELFAVEKTVTARR from the coding sequence TTGGGGCAGCTGACCGGCGGGGACCCCTCTCTGCTCCGGCGGATCAATTCCGCCGTGGTGCTGCGTGCACTGCGGACGGCCGGATCACCGACCCTCACCGACCTCACACGGCTGACGGGACTCTCCCGGCCGACCGTCGAGGGTGTCGTTGAGGGGCTGATCGCGACCGGGCTCGTCGTCGAGGCGGATGCGGAGGAGGGGGCGCGGCGGCAGGGCCGCCCGGCCAGGCGGTTCCGCTTCCGGACCGAGGCGGGACACCTGCTGGGCATCGAGATCGGCTCGCACCGGATCGCGGTGCTGCTGTCCGGCCTGGACGGCCGCGTCATCGGTGCCGGCACCAAGGACGTCGCGGAGACGGCGTCCGCCGATGAGCGGCTGGAGCGGGTACGGGCGGCGGTCGCCGATCTGCTGCGCCGCGCCGGGGTGCCACGGGACTCGCTGCGGGCGGTAGGCGTCGGTAGCCCCGGGATCGTCGAGGCCGACGGCACGGTCCGCCTCGGCACCGCACTGCCCGGCTGGACCGGGCTGCCGCTCGGGGAACGGCTGCGGCGCTCGTTCCGCTGCCCGGTCCAGGTGGAGAACGACGCCAATGCGGCAGCGGTCGCCGAGCACTGGAAGGGCGTCGCGCGGGACACCGGCGACATGGTGTTCGTGATGGCCGGGCTCAGTCCCGGCGCCGGCTCGCTGATCGGCGGCAGGCTGCACCGGGGCTTCGGCGGGGCGGCGGGCGAGATCGGCGCCCTGCACCTGCTGGGCCGTGAGGTCACGCCCGAGCGGTTGCTGTCGACCACGGGTGAGCCGCTGCATCCGCTGGACGAGGCCGCCGTCGCCGAGGTCTTCGCGATGGCCAAGCGGGGCGACGGGCAGGCGGTGGCCGCCGTGGAGCGGTTCCTGCAACGGCTGGTGCACGACGTGGCGGCGCTGGTCCTGGCGATGGACCCCGAGCTGGTGGTCGTCGGCGGCTGGGCGGCCGGCCTGGACGGGGTCCTGGAGCCCCTCCGCCAGGAGCTGGCGCGCTACTGCCTGCGCCCACCGAGGGTGGCCCAGTCCATGCTCGGCGAGGCCGCAGTGGCGACCGGCGCCCTCCGGCTCGCGCTGGACCACGTCGAAGAAGAGCTCTTCGCGGTGGAGAAGACCGTCACGGCCCGCCGCTGA
- a CDS encoding ATP-binding cassette domain-containing protein, with product MNSIEIRELTKRYGTHRAVDGLTFDVLPGRVTGFLGPNGAGKSTTMRLLLGLDRPTSGTATIGGRRYLDLTDPLHRVGALLDAQAAHGGRTAHDHLRLLAAAGRIPMRRVGEVLEQTGIATVAKRRIKSFSLGMRQRLGIAAALIGDPGVLLLDEPTNGLDAEGIIWIRELMRSLAAEGRAVLVSSHLMSETSALADHLVVLGKGKLLANTSMESFIDARSAPRARLRTSDPVRLRAALARHDVELVAAADGRWTVEGIRAEQLGTLAAREGIPLLELSDERASLEQAYLDLTADHAQFSAAH from the coding sequence ATGAACAGCATCGAGATCCGAGAACTCACCAAGCGATACGGCACCCACCGTGCGGTGGACGGCCTCACCTTCGATGTCCTGCCCGGGCGGGTGACCGGCTTCCTGGGCCCGAACGGTGCGGGGAAGTCCACCACGATGCGCCTGCTGCTGGGGCTGGACCGGCCCACATCCGGCACGGCCACGATCGGTGGTCGGCGGTACCTGGACCTGACGGACCCGCTGCACCGGGTCGGTGCTCTCCTCGACGCCCAGGCGGCCCACGGCGGGCGCACCGCCCACGACCACCTCCGCCTGCTCGCCGCGGCCGGCCGCATCCCGATGCGCCGGGTGGGCGAGGTCCTGGAACAGACCGGCATAGCCACCGTCGCGAAGCGGCGGATCAAGTCCTTCTCGCTCGGCATGCGCCAGCGCCTCGGCATCGCCGCCGCACTCATCGGCGACCCCGGAGTGCTCCTGCTGGACGAGCCCACCAACGGCCTCGACGCCGAGGGCATCATCTGGATCCGCGAGCTGATGCGCTCCCTCGCCGCCGAAGGACGTGCCGTCCTGGTCTCCAGCCATCTGATGTCGGAGACCTCGGCGCTCGCCGACCACCTGGTCGTGCTCGGCAAGGGCAAACTGCTCGCCAACACTTCGATGGAATCGTTCATCGACGCCCGCAGCGCCCCGAGGGCGCGCCTGCGGACCTCCGACCCGGTCCGGCTCCGGGCCGCGCTGGCCCGGCACGACGTCGAGCTGGTGGCCGCCGCCGACGGGCGATGGACCGTCGAGGGCATACGGGCCGAGCAGCTCGGCACCCTGGCCGCCCGTGAGGGGATTCCCCTGCTGGAACTGTCCGACGAGCGCGCCTCGCTGGAGCAGGCCTACCTCGACCTCACCGCCGATCACGCGCAGTTCAGCGCGGCCCACTGA
- a CDS encoding response regulator transcription factor: MPVTVLLVDDEPLVRAGLRAVLDSQPDIEVVGEAADGASVIPLVRQLRPDVVAMDVRMPLLDGIEATRAVLRTVDSPPKILVVTTFENDEYVYQALRAGADGFLLKRARPSEIVHAVRLVAEGETLLFPAAVRALAAEYGNRQARAVLERAALTEREEAVLRLMARGLTNVEIAAELIIGTETVKSHVSAILAKLGARDRTQAVITAYESGFVSPA; the protein is encoded by the coding sequence ATGCCGGTTACCGTACTGCTCGTCGACGACGAACCCCTGGTGCGTGCGGGTCTGCGCGCCGTATTGGATTCCCAGCCCGACATCGAGGTGGTGGGTGAGGCGGCCGACGGGGCCTCCGTGATCCCGCTGGTCCGGCAGTTGCGGCCGGATGTGGTGGCGATGGACGTGCGGATGCCGCTCCTCGACGGGATCGAGGCGACCCGCGCGGTGCTGCGGACGGTGGACTCCCCGCCGAAGATCCTCGTGGTGACCACGTTCGAGAACGACGAGTATGTCTACCAGGCGCTGCGGGCGGGAGCGGACGGGTTCCTGCTGAAGCGGGCCCGGCCTTCGGAGATCGTGCACGCGGTACGGCTGGTGGCGGAGGGTGAGACGCTGCTCTTCCCGGCGGCCGTGCGGGCCCTGGCGGCGGAGTACGGGAACCGGCAGGCCCGGGCGGTGCTGGAGCGGGCCGCCCTGACCGAGCGGGAGGAGGCGGTCCTGCGGCTGATGGCGCGGGGGCTCACGAACGTGGAGATCGCCGCCGAGTTGATCATCGGCACGGAGACGGTCAAGTCCCACGTCAGCGCCATCCTGGCGAAGCTGGGGGCGCGGGACCGGACGCAGGCGGTGATCACGGCGTACGAGTCGGGGTTCGTCTCCCCCGCATGA